In Benincasa hispida cultivar B227 chromosome 8, ASM972705v1, whole genome shotgun sequence, the sequence TTTCATCCCTGACCAATGTGCAGTCCTCTACAACTTTCCTGTAAAGAGCAACTTATTATTTGCCTGATTGATGCAAACCCGTGATGGCTTTGAACTTTGTGAACCTATAgtcatttcttttttcctttaagaGATTTTGCCATTTTGTTCTTTTAGgaattcaaattattttgaatagttTCAACTTTATAGTTTATAGTATTTTGAATTGAAAGGCTAAgatccatttaaaataatttaattgaatttaaatgtCGGTAATATATGATAGGAACTATATTTATGGATGGGTCGTTTTCCTGGATAACAATGTAATGCCAAATGAAACCGTCTAGGGCGGGGAACCATACCTTTGCCCCATGATTTGACaggaattcaaaattttatgttaGAATTTGTCGCGAGATTCAATTGCCATCCTCGTGAATATTTGTTCCCATGTCCTTTATATTCCCTAAAGCACCATCATATAaatctttaaaagaaaatggcaATTCAATAGAAAATTAAGCCAAGTTGCCTTGCACCTTTTAATAAGATTATAGCTAATATCATTAGTTCGTTTTTAATATGAAACGTCACATCAATAGATTTTGGAATATTATgtcagtttattggatttccatTACATATTGTCCCATAAGTCCCATCTTAGGTTATTCTACCCTTCTCAAACCAAAATAGGTGGTGTGCCACACTAAAGGCAGTGGTAGTGGCGGGTCCTTGGTTGggtctatatatatttttggcataatatgaaatttgaatctCTACACTCCGCcttcaaatgtaattttttaaaatccattGTTATGTCTGTTCTAAAAGGCGTCGAACGAAACCTTATATGCATAATCAATTAGAAGCAACAGTTCATGCGGttctttactttttgtttttttggttaaTCAAGGTCAAAATACTGCACCTACGAAATGCACTTATTTTCTTATTTCGTTGTCTTTAATGTTGTCTTGAAACATAACGTGCTATGACAGATATGGAGCAGAGGATCAATTTACTTGCTATGAAACATGCTGAAGAGGACGATGTTGGGGGCTCTTTTGCTGAACGTGCAGAATTTTACTACAATAAACGCCCTCAACTGCTGGCACTTCTCCAAGAACTATACACTGCTTACACCACCTTATCCGATCGCTACATCCAAACCGTTGCCAAACATCACAACAGACATTCTTCTGTTACTTCAACCCTTGACTCTTTTGATGGAGTTGAAGATTCAGCGATCAGTCAGATTGAGTCTGATGCGGAGAGCTCTCTGTCCTACCAGCAAGTACCTGTAACATCAGCTAAAAACTGTAGTATGGTAGACAACGATGCTTTTATCGCTGAGCTTGTCATCAAGAATGTGGAGTATGACATTCTTACAAATGAGGTAAGCAGCCTGGAAAGGCAATGCTGTGATTCGTCAAGGAAGATAGAGCTTCAGAAGAGTTTGCTTGAGGTTTTGGAGTCTGAGAGGCTCATACTGCTAAATGAAAATGCAAGATTGGGGTATAGGGTGACTTCCTTGATGGAGGAAAACAAGGGGCTGGTAGCAGAGTCTGTTTTCATGAAACAGAAGGCAGGCGAGATGGCACGATGTATGCTGAAGCTACGGGATGATCATAGGGTTTACCTGCTTAACCAGAAAATTGAAGATCTTCAAGGCCAGATCTACGGGCTGGAGAAAAGGAATAAAGAGTACTATGATCAGCTTGTGAAGACAGATAAAGCAATAGTAGAGAGTAGATGCAGCAACAAGCACAAAGACCACAATGGGAATGAGGTAACATTGGAGGCATGCTTTCAAATTggaaaactaaaatccaagaGGGTTTCTGGTATCAACAAAAGTGTAAGTCACAAAACAAGTAACGGCGGAAGGAAGGCTTACAGGTGGTGGGCAAAGGTGAAGAGCATGGACATGTTTTTGTGTGGTCACGGCACCAATCCTACTTAACAAATTCCTTTTTCAGTTTTACTTAACTAGAGATATTTAGTGTAGTGGAGTAGTGTATCAAGATTTTTGCCAATACCCTATAAATAACTTTGGTGAAAGTATCTTTATTAGCATCTATGATATTTTGGATGGACACTAAACCTTAGTATAAGAAAGCAGTATGAAATAGTTTTAAGTTCACTCACCTTCTTAACACCAACTTTTATCTGTTTTTAGATGTGATGTAATTAGAGGAATGACTCTACGACAGCAATGGTGGCATCCTGCCAAACATATTCAATTCACAGCTTCATAATGCACCATAACACCAAAACTATTATGCAATTCGATAAATAATCCAACTTTTCAGTTCTGATATCATACCCCTCTCGGACACTTTGAAGCTCGTGCTTTTGTTTATAATAAGTTTGCCTTGTGTTTTGGAAAAaggttacaattattgtaatcAACAAAACCAGTCATTAAATGCTGACTTTCAAGCACATATTACTAAATACCTATCAACTAATTTTAGATATCATAGCGCAGAGATAAGGtagaataattttaaatatcactaagggggtgtttggctcaccaacatgagttgagttggtataatataccaactttGGCCAACTTTAAaagttggtggagttgagttggcaTATTTTATCAATTCACTCAAACTCTCCATTCTTCCAATGTTTTTAACGGCTTCACCCATCGGCCACTGCCACATGCTGGGAACTAACTCAGGTTCCGATAGccaccttcgatgacaactTCACGACCAACTTggggctccgacaaccacctctgatgacaactTTGATGATGAAATCcgggcttcgacaaccacctccgataaCAACTCCAACCAACTTCGGGCTTCGACAACCTTCACgcgaccaactccaacaaccaattTTGAGCTTTGGCAACCACCTTCGGTGACtcaactccgatgaccaattTCAAGCTCCGACAACAAACTCCGAAAACCACATTCgtaggctccaacaaccaccttcgactacaaactccaataGAAAACTCCTTCAATGACCACCTTTGACCGACCAACTTCGACGACTAACTAGTGAAAgtatcttcgataatcaacgtcgacaaccactttcgactactataaaactaataatgttaaagtatgttgtagggttgttgattatatatataaaaaaattattttgtctacattaagtgcaatatttatacgcaaaaaattgtaaaaaaatatatttctatttgATTGAATTCACAtttcaaatgagtgttaagaatatttagacgaaaagtatgtagttgaaaagtatgtaacatatataaaaaaatataaaatgaaaattttttcctGTAATATTTTccagcaagaattagtgaaaaatagagatttgttccCCGATgatctccaaatttggaggaattgaaagtgaaattgttgaaaaaatgtggtgacattccattggcCGCTAAGATAAtgggagagatttaattataaaaaaaatcattatataGTAAAAATACAGAGTAACAacataaagaagaagaaaaataagaagatgataaagaaatccatggagaaaaattaggaatcaaaagttttgatttctctttggtttctcattttatttaaccatatttctacaagaaatataatagattaattgttgttcattgcccaaaaaagaaaaggaagaaaaaagaaagaaagttttaacaattaaaagaaaaaaattgcaatccttattttattcaaacaaagatgagtagaattactaaattaaaaagttacaaaacaaaaatagcaaaagcatattatttagagttcaaaaaacgACATCAAATATCCCAAACATACGAACTCAATTCTGTATCCCAaatacagacatatgaactctgaTCAAATAAATCCGCAAcctaaacacagacatatgaattcTAGACATTCTATCTCAACTTAGCATCCCAAACAGCCCCTAAGTGACACCTTTTAACCTTTCTAAGCTCTTCAGAGGGTGTTTGACCTACCGACCCACAAGTTGATGTTAAATAACTCAACTCCACTAACTtcaatagtgtttactattgaaatttatatatttatcaagAAACTTCATCTTCTCTCCTCTCTATAATGTTTCCtaacttcaaattaaataacTCTATACATTAAACACAAATTTTCTAACTTCACCATATTAAATTTAGACTTAATAACTCAACTCAGTGCCTAGTCTCAAAAAGTCACTCCAAATAGACTCTTAaacctaaaaaaaatatcttgaaAATGCTCAATCCCAAAGGTTCATATTCGGTAAGTCAAGAGGGGATTCCAATGGCAAAAGCCTGATAAATCACTCTCAAAATCTATCCCGtcagaagaaagaagaatataATCAAGACGTTAAGTAAAGGAAGATGTATAAAGTTTCCTAATCATTGAGATTACTACAAGAGAAATATTCCATACAGAAACGCCAGCAAGTTTTGATATTATACCGAATCAGAGCTCAGGATAGGGCCCGAAGCGTGCATTTGTTTGCATCCAGGAaaataaaaggggaaaaaaaatactGTTTTAGTCTCTGAGATTTGACCATTTTAatcctcaaatttaaaaaaataggtttaaaaggttcgTATAACATTCAttaagtttttttatttattgtttaaaaatattcataaataaataaataaaaattcattctctcttttctctcctCGCTTCCCTCCACCATCATTTCGTCTCAACTGTACCAAAATGGCTCCATTCTCTGCCATGAAATCCTCATATCTACTCAAATTAAACACACCCAGGAACAAGACAACATGGCCAGTTCCTCAATACAATCCCAAACTCATCTCGATACACCAAATAAGGACcaaaaattatatgaatcatattaatatattaatatttctttATAGATAAAAACATGTAAACTtaacataaaaacaaaatatacttCACTAAAAATATTCCATTAATGATATTTGAAATCTTAGATATAAAAAGATTGAGTTGGCTATGACTAGAGGATGAAGATATCATCCTAATACGTTAGGATTGATCAACATATAAGGAAATCTATAAGAGAATCTAAAAAAGCTTCCTAATATTTAGGTTAAATATTTTTCAGACTTGTGTCCGAGTCATGTCCAAAGTTAGGGGGGGAAATTCATACATACTTTTTAGCGTGTCCAGACGTATCCATGTTCAACACGGACACTTTACcaaaaacaaagtgtttgtactTCATAAATTACAGTAAACCTTCTCATTACAACAtctgattttaaaattttgaacactaaaaaatttaattcgAACCCTTTGGCTGGTATAATAATTCATGCCTGTAGCAATCatgttaataattaaatatgagcAAAAACCAAAATCCCCAATCAAAATCCCCATCTTCCTCTTCATGTCagtaatcactttctccatgagaATGCATACCCTGAGACTAATGGTTATGAGACTGGGAAACTTGCGAGGTTTTTCCTCCAACATAAAAATGTTTAGGAATTATCTCATGCCAGAAGATTCGGAAGATTCTTAAAATTATTAATCCCCAGATTATTCTACATTCTCATGTagaattattcaaattcccaTTCAGATTTCCATGAAACTCCAAAATTACATCAAATTTCATGTATTTAAATCTAATGAAAGATTTCAAAGACAACTGAGTCAGAAATTTGAAACCTGGAAACAACCTGACAGAATCTCGAACTGTTTTCATCAATTATTCTTCTTCCTGGCTCCACATCTCAGATTTTATTGTGTTCTCACAGCACTGAGCTTCTCCTGAAGTTTAGCAACTCGCGCCTATTGAAGAAATGATGCACAAATATTAAAGGAATATTAAACGGGCATTCTAGCAGGCACTAGACAAAAACTGACTTCAATCTCATTTTGTAAAACGAGGAATAAATCACTCGAAAGGGGATGAATCATATGATTGAAAGAGTTAAGTGAGAGAATTTGATAGCAAACACTTCAGAAACTGTGCCCAGTTGGGGATCAGACCAGAATTCCAAAAAAGTTCAAGATGGGTGAATCAATACCTTGAATGACTTTGAACGGCGAATTGAAGGATCAATTTCTAATGCTGTTGAATATGACGTCTCAGCTGAGTCAAAATGGTTCATAGCTAATAATGCGTCACCTTGGCAAATGTAAGCCTGCAAATTGAAATTATGAAACACATCTTGGGAACAGTATGATAATCTACTCTAGAGCAAGAATCCTTTTTTCTCACATCTTTTCAATTAAAGGACAACTGGACAAGAAATTGTAATGATCTCAAAAGGATTGCATGTTCTATTAGTTGGTCGAGGGTTTGAAGGAACCTCTAAATTATAGTTTAGCATCATCGGTCTTTTGACTTTTAGACTAAGAGTTCTTTTCTTCTTAACATCCATGAATGTCCTGTCTGTCgcaatttttatttcttaacattcaattttaatatcaaCATGTAAAGATTCAAGCATCACAAAGACTCAGGGAGCCTAACAAAATATTGATCCCCCAATTTACAGTTATAATTTATGTTCATGTCCAAAATTTTCCTGTTATCctccaaattttcttttgctcACAACACCTAAAGCTCAGTACTAGACAAATGTGcttaaaatggaagaaatcggaatatatttcataaatctTGTCAACAAATTGAGGTACTACTACCTGTTCTCCACATTTGGTAGTTTCAAACCAACTACCCATTCGGTAATGATTATATTCACAATCCAGACTCATTGAAGTGTAAACGGCCCagtcattttctcaaaattaacGTCTAATTTTTTAGATGGAATGTAATGCACATGATGATTATCTAAAATACTTCTCACCTCGAGATAATGAGGAGCTATTCTTAGAGCTTCATTTGCATCTTCAAGGGCGCCAGAATGATTCCCCAGCGCCAGTCTTACGAT encodes:
- the LOC120082954 gene encoding kinase-interacting family protein isoform X1; its protein translation is MAAPEEEEVSTNRTSSSPSCVTFSSNRNSITLGTKPSSMLSSSLADMEQRINLLAMKHAEEDDVGGSFAERAEFYYNKRPQLLALLQELYTAYTTLSDRYIQTVAKHHNRHSSVTSTLDSFDGVEDSAISQIESDAESSLSYQQVPVTSAKNCSMVDNDAFIAELVIKNVEYDILTNEVSSLERQCCDSSRKIELQKSLLEVLESERLILLNENARLGYRVTSLMEENKGLVAESVFMKQKAGEMARCMLKLRDDHRVYLLNQKIEDLQGQIYGLEKRNKEYYDQLVKTDKAIVESRCSNKHKDHNGNEVTLEACFQIGKLKSKRVSGINKSVSHKTSNGGRKAYRWWAKVKSMDMFLCGHGTNPT
- the LOC120082954 gene encoding kinase-interacting family protein isoform X2, with translation MEQRINLLAMKHAEEDDVGGSFAERAEFYYNKRPQLLALLQELYTAYTTLSDRYIQTVAKHHNRHSSVTSTLDSFDGVEDSAISQIESDAESSLSYQQVPVTSAKNCSMVDNDAFIAELVIKNVEYDILTNEVSSLERQCCDSSRKIELQKSLLEVLESERLILLNENARLGYRVTSLMEENKGLVAESVFMKQKAGEMARCMLKLRDDHRVYLLNQKIEDLQGQIYGLEKRNKEYYDQLVKTDKAIVESRCSNKHKDHNGNEVTLEACFQIGKLKSKRVSGINKSVSHKTSNGGRKAYRWWAKVKSMDMFLCGHGTNPT